A region of the Osmia lignaria lignaria isolate PbOS001 chromosome 5, iyOsmLign1, whole genome shotgun sequence genome:
TAATCGCTATCATTATaggtaataaaaaattaaaatatagtcTGTCCTTTTTATACGAATTTTTAACAAGGGTTTAggtaattgtaaaaataaaagtgaattaattataattaatgtatttattaaatataaaatagtttTTACAGTAAAATGTTCtttatcatattacacggttatTTCATTTGCATAGCCATGCGTATTTGAGACTTGGCTTCTTTAATTGAAACTTGAAGATCTTCGCTTGGTTGTATTAAATGTGATACACTAAAcaattataaatgaaagttaataataattttgtataatgaaatgtttaaaagtAATATGTGACATACCTTGGATTTTTTATTACAATCTTCTttttatcgttattatttgatattaatttaatagtGATACTATTCTGACCCTTTTTTGGATTggaaaaaatattctttgtagAAGTATCCCACTTTACCACAGTACTTGTGTCTATAAGTTGAGGTCTAACAACTCTAACTTTGGCATTAGTATTAACAGGCTGCCCTTtataattctttcttttattgCTTATATGATCAGATTTTGTCACAATTTCTTTAGATTCAGCTGTTTTAATAATAGTTTCAGTTGGATGGTATGGAGCAGTTTCAATTGTATTCTCTTGATAACCCCATGATGTAGAAGGTAAACTAGGTTCAGACACTGGTCTTGGATCTATATTTTGTGGTATTCCATTATAAATAGTTAATAATGTTTCTCCAGGATAATGATGAGCTAGTCGTTCCTCTGTAAGTGGTAAAGCtggtgttcttttttttctatgaaaCTGTTCCCtgcaatttataatttaatgttttagaAATGTGTATTCCTCTCATTATTGTGATAAATCTTTTATAACATACTTAGGAACAAATTTGTCAATATTTGGATTTTTTATATCCTGTTGATTTCTTTTTATGCGGGTAAGCACATCCCGGCGACGTTGAGTCAATTTCGCTTTAGTTTCTGTTAAAGTTTCAAGCTCAGGTGCATAAAAAACATGTAGGGAACCTCCATAAAAATTTTTACCATCAATGAAACGTTTAGCTATTCTAAATTACATGCAACATAATTCACAAATATAATCTCAATTATTTGACCGAACAGTATATCAATAACATTATGTGTAAAATATAAACCTTGCACTCTGTATACGagcatattttatataataagcTTCTGTAAATTCTTCTGTGGGATATTCAGCCAATAcatgtatttttttaatacatccATAAGGTTCAACTAGTTTCTTTACTTCTTCACCTAATTGGAGCTTAGGTACTCCACATACCATCAAATGTATTGATTCATCATTTATTGTATAAACCTGTTACACAGAGCTAGTGTGTCAAGGAAATATTACACAGAACAAGATTTTTACATACTGCAATCTATTATTAATTGACTATATCATTAATCAAtacatataaaattataaaaatttctaaaaacttTATTTTATGGTATTTAATTGTACAACTAAGTTACACAATACAACTTAAAGTTTAATTCTTAACACCTAAAACTTATGTAGAATAGGATACAAGTCCACAATGCT
Encoded here:
- the LOC117605002 gene encoding uncharacterized protein LOC117605002 isoform X2, producing MVCGVPKLQLGEEVKKLVEPYGCIKKIHVLAEYPTEEFTEAYYIKYARIQSARIAKRFIDGKNFYGGSLHVFYAPELETLTETKAKLTQRRRDVLTRIKRNQQDIKNPNIDKFVPKEQFHRKKRTPALPLTEERLAHHYPGETLLTIYNGIPQNIDPRPVSEPSLPSTSWGYQENTIETAPYHPTETIIKTAESKEIVTKSDHISNKRKNYKGQPVNTNAKVRVVRPQLIDTSTVVKWDTSTKNIFSNPKKGQNSITIKLISNNNDKKKIVIKNPSVSHLIQPSEDLQVSIKEAKSQIRMAMQMK
- the LOC117605002 gene encoding uncharacterized protein LOC117605002 isoform X1 codes for the protein MDAKCIITKLPHHIQQKLCHTRPPYRQGKRLTSVKVYTINDESIHLMVCGVPKLQLGEEVKKLVEPYGCIKKIHVLAEYPTEEFTEAYYIKYARIQSARIAKRFIDGKNFYGGSLHVFYAPELETLTETKAKLTQRRRDVLTRIKRNQQDIKNPNIDKFVPKEQFHRKKRTPALPLTEERLAHHYPGETLLTIYNGIPQNIDPRPVSEPSLPSTSWGYQENTIETAPYHPTETIIKTAESKEIVTKSDHISNKRKNYKGQPVNTNAKVRVVRPQLIDTSTVVKWDTSTKNIFSNPKKGQNSITIKLISNNNDKKKIVIKNPSVSHLIQPSEDLQVSIKEAKSQIRMAMQMK